In the Cheilinus undulatus linkage group 19, ASM1832078v1, whole genome shotgun sequence genome, one interval contains:
- the LOC121527022 gene encoding coiled-coil domain-containing protein 106-like isoform X2, whose translation MSVWQQEPSGYSPCVEIDSSSVRCKDSFTSPAWLKQEQDELRIIKWENFGTGTSTDAVQDNTPSSAMSASQVESLPPRVLLTITKLQCMLESKQERIAALERQVEDLMQDRKFLRSQIENLTSNRTLHTFASPSPVTEAPKASKVQHSENKSKKRERVSCSSSDSSNSDSAESDSSEVSAASSEHRRKKHHKDKKRSKKGRDYCRKRATGVQYVIHRYKQVLSAFIKKKNMSEAFRHLGIDRNTIANTASIAELHLAGKDMVPLVGAFRQGEETLVSYAQRCTLVIDSDPELARRIDQMKANSELLPISGKRQRMMHSHMAPIGDTTESILIG comes from the exons CCAGCTCGGTGAGGTGTAAAGACAGCTTCACCTCTCCAGCCTGGCTGAAGCAGGAACAGGACGAACTCCGCATCATCAAGTGGGAGAACTTCGGGACAGGAACGTCGACTGACGCTGTTCAGGATAACACACCGAGCAGCGCCATGTCAG CCTCACAGGTTGAAAGCCTGCCCCCGAGGGTGCTGTTGACCATCACTAAGCTCCAGTGCATGCTGGAGAGCAAACAGGAGCGCATCGCCGCCCTGGAGAGGCAGGTGGAGGACCTGATGCAGGACCGCAAGTTTCTGAGGAGCCAGATAGAAAACCTCACAAGTAACCGCACACTGCACACGTTTGCATCGCCCAGTCCCGTGACAGAAG CACCAAAAGCCAGCAAAGTGCAGCactcagaaaacaaatcaaagaagAGAGAACGAGTttcctgcagctcctctgacagCAGCAACAGTGACTCTGCAGAGTCAGACTCATCAGAAGTTTCTGCAGCTTCAAGCGAACACAGACGgaaaaaacaccacaaagacaagaaaagatcGAAGAAAGGGAGAGACTACTGCAGGAAGAGAG CCACTGGGGTCCAGTACGTCATCCACCGCTACAAACAAGTCCTGTCAGCATTTatcaagaagaaaaacatgtcTGAAGCTTTCCGTCATCTGGGAATTGACCGGAACACCATCGCCAACACGGCATCCATTGCTGAACTCCACCTGGCTGGTAAAGACATGGTGCCGTTGGTGGGCGCGTTTCGCCAAGGAGAAGAAACTCTTGTCAGTTACGCCCAAAGGTGCACGCTGGTCATTGACAGTGACCCAGAACTGGCGAGGAGAATAGACCAGATGAAAGCCAATTCAGAGCTTCTGCCCATCTCAGGGAAGAGGCAGAGGATGATGCACTCTCACATGGCGCCAATAGGAGATACCACAGAAAGCATTTTAATAGGttaa
- the LOC121527022 gene encoding coiled-coil domain-containing protein 106-like isoform X1, whose protein sequence is MSVWQQEPSGYSPCVEIDSSSVRCKDSFTSPAWLKQEQDELRIIKWENFGTGTSTDAVQDNTPSSAMSAASQVESLPPRVLLTITKLQCMLESKQERIAALERQVEDLMQDRKFLRSQIENLTSNRTLHTFASPSPVTEAPKASKVQHSENKSKKRERVSCSSSDSSNSDSAESDSSEVSAASSEHRRKKHHKDKKRSKKGRDYCRKRATGVQYVIHRYKQVLSAFIKKKNMSEAFRHLGIDRNTIANTASIAELHLAGKDMVPLVGAFRQGEETLVSYAQRCTLVIDSDPELARRIDQMKANSELLPISGKRQRMMHSHMAPIGDTTESILIG, encoded by the exons CCAGCTCGGTGAGGTGTAAAGACAGCTTCACCTCTCCAGCCTGGCTGAAGCAGGAACAGGACGAACTCCGCATCATCAAGTGGGAGAACTTCGGGACAGGAACGTCGACTGACGCTGTTCAGGATAACACACCGAGCAGCGCCATGTCAG CAGCCTCACAGGTTGAAAGCCTGCCCCCGAGGGTGCTGTTGACCATCACTAAGCTCCAGTGCATGCTGGAGAGCAAACAGGAGCGCATCGCCGCCCTGGAGAGGCAGGTGGAGGACCTGATGCAGGACCGCAAGTTTCTGAGGAGCCAGATAGAAAACCTCACAAGTAACCGCACACTGCACACGTTTGCATCGCCCAGTCCCGTGACAGAAG CACCAAAAGCCAGCAAAGTGCAGCactcagaaaacaaatcaaagaagAGAGAACGAGTttcctgcagctcctctgacagCAGCAACAGTGACTCTGCAGAGTCAGACTCATCAGAAGTTTCTGCAGCTTCAAGCGAACACAGACGgaaaaaacaccacaaagacaagaaaagatcGAAGAAAGGGAGAGACTACTGCAGGAAGAGAG CCACTGGGGTCCAGTACGTCATCCACCGCTACAAACAAGTCCTGTCAGCATTTatcaagaagaaaaacatgtcTGAAGCTTTCCGTCATCTGGGAATTGACCGGAACACCATCGCCAACACGGCATCCATTGCTGAACTCCACCTGGCTGGTAAAGACATGGTGCCGTTGGTGGGCGCGTTTCGCCAAGGAGAAGAAACTCTTGTCAGTTACGCCCAAAGGTGCACGCTGGTCATTGACAGTGACCCAGAACTGGCGAGGAGAATAGACCAGATGAAAGCCAATTCAGAGCTTCTGCCCATCTCAGGGAAGAGGCAGAGGATGATGCACTCTCACATGGCGCCAATAGGAGATACCACAGAAAGCATTTTAATAGGttaa